A stretch of DNA from Maridesulfovibrio sp.:
ATGACAATCGTTGTCATTACTGTGTTTTCACACTCCGGTTGTTTTTGCTGTCTTTTGAGAATGTGTTTTCGTTTTGCAATATGGGGAAGTTATTTTTTTTATTATACATAAATGGAAAAAACCAATGGGTTCCTTGACTTTTTTCTGTTTTAAGCTATGAATATTTTTCACTCTTGAATTTTGGGCGTTTGGACCGGGAATATTAAAATGGCTGTCCGTTTATTAAAAAACGGCATTATTTTGATGAAACAGCGCGCTCTTAAATTGTAAACGGCACGGGAGGTCGGAGTTTAACATTATGGCCATGATCGAAATTAAGAATCTCCACAAGTGGTACGGGGAGTTCCATGTTCTCAAAGGCATAAACGACCATGTCGACAAGGGCGAGGTACTTGTTATCTGCGGGCCGAGCGGGTCGGGAAAGAGTACTTTCATCCGCTGTATCAACAGGCTTGAAGACTATCAGAAAGGGACAATCACCTTTGACGGAAAGGACATTCTTGACAAGAGTGTAAACATCAATGATCTGCGGGCCGAAATAGGAATAGTTTTTCAGCAGTTCAACCTTTATCCCCACCTTACCGTTCTTGATAACGTCACCCTGGCACCGCTCAAGGTGCGCAATGTGCCCAGGGGAGAGGCGGAAGAAACGGCCCTTTATCTTCTCGAAAGAGTGGGTATCCACGACCAGGCCCACAAGTATCCGGCCGAACTTTCCGGCGGGCAGCAGCAGCGTGTGGCCATCGCGCGGGCACTGGCCATGAAGCCTAAGGCCATGCTTTTTGATGAACCCACGTCCGCTCTCGATCCGGAAATGATCAACGAAGTTCTGAATGTTATGAAGGATCTTGCCCGCGAGGGCATGACCATGCTTTGTGTCACCCACGAAATGGGCTTTGCCCGCGAAGTGGCTGATCGGGTTATTTTCATGGATGGCGGGGAGGTCATTGAACAGGCTCCTCCGGAGCAGTTCTTCAAGAACCCCGGTCATGAAAGAACCAAGTTATTCTTGAAGGAAATCCTGTAGCCGGCTGAACGGCCGCCGATGGGATTGAGCTAACCCTAAATTGTCCGGGAGGACCTGATGAGAAGATTATCCATTGTTGTTGCCATGGTTCTGTCTCTGGCTCTTTGCGCTTCCGCCGCAATGGCCGACAAACTGCAGGAAGTGAAAGACCGCGGCGTCCTGATCTGCGGTGTTAAGGATGCTGTAGTTCCCTTCGGCTACATTGACGAAACTACCAAGAAACTTGTTGGGATGGATATCGACATCTGCAACTACATCGCAAATGAACTCGGCGTTAAGGCCGAATTCAAACCCGTAACTTCCGCAACCCGTATCCCCATGGTTGTCCAGGGTTCCATCGATCTGTCCGCAGCTACCATGACCCACAAGATCGCCCGTGATGACACCATCGACTTTTCCATCACCTACTTCATGGACGGCCAGAAGCTCCTGGTCAAGAAAGGTTCCGGCATCAAATCCGCCGCAGACCTGAAAGGAAAGAAAGTCGGTACCGCCAAAGGTTCCACTTCCGAACAGAACATCCTTGCTGCACAGCCTGACTGCAAGGTCCTTTCCTTTGAAGGATACCCCCAGGCTTTCCTCGCTCTGAAGCAGGGCAAGGTAAAGGCTGTCACCACCGACTCCACCATTCTCCTCGGTCTCAAGAATTCCGATCCCAATCCTGATAACTGGGAAATCGTAGGTGAGTTCATTTCTCCCGAACCTTACGGCATCGGCCTGCCTGAAAACGAATCCAACTTCCGCGATGCCGTGAACGTTGCTCTCATCAAAATGTGGAAGAGCGGCGAATACAAGAAAATATACGACAAGTGGTTCGGTCCCGACACCAAGTATTACCTGCCCCTTACCTGGGACATGGAAGTCTGGCCCTAAGCCGCTTTTTCGGTCTTGATCCTAAGATGAATAAAAAAGGGAGAGGCGGTTTTTTCACGCCTCTCCCTCAAAACAGCGGGTAGACGTTTTGAATTATCAGTTTGATTGGAACCTGGTTCTAAGCGGTAAATACGGCCAGTGGATTATTGACGGGATGGTTACCACCCTGCAGATCTCAGGGGTGTCCATAGTACTGACCCTGTTGCTGGGAACGGCTATTGCGGTAATGCGCATGTCCAAGTTCAAGCCGTTTGAGTGGTTCAGCTTCGCTTTTGTAGAGTTTTTCCGCAATACGCCTTTGCTCATTCAGATTTTTTTCTGGTATTTCGGCTCCTACGCAATACTTCCCGAAGCGGTCAACGAATGGCTTTATGACCATGATTTCGAGTTTGCCGCCGGTGTTATTTCGCTGACTGTATACACTGCCGCTTTCGTGGCCGAGGAAATCAGGGCCGGAATCTATTCCATTCCCAAGAATCAGCTTGAGGCTTCCCGTGCGACAGGGCTTTCGTTTCTGCAGTCCTACCGGTACGTTATTCTGCCGCAGGCATTCAGGATCATCATTCCGCCGCTTATTTCACAGTCGCTTAACCTGATCAAGAACTCTTCGCTGGTCATGACCATCGGTGTCATGGACCTGACTTACATGGCCCGCCAGATCGAATCCTATACTTTCCACGGGTTTGAGTCCTTCACAGTGGCGACGGTGATTTATCTGTGTATTTCCCTGATCGTGTCACTCATGATCAATATGTATAACAAGCATTTCCTTCTGCAAATTAAATACTAGGAGTGACCTCACGTGCAATGGGATGTAGTCTGGAACAACTTTGATTATTTTCTCTGGGGAGCATATCCCAACGGCCCGCTGGGCGGCCTGGCTGTCAGCATAATCCTGGCGCTGCTTGGAATTTTCGGCGCATTCTGGATAGGGCTTGCCGCAGGGTTGATGCGTCTTTCCCGCAACAAGCTCGTCAAGGCCGTGTCCGTTTTCTATATTGAGGTCATTCGCGGCATTCCGTTGCTGATGCTTATTTTCTGGTTCTATTTTCTCGCCCCGGTCCTTTTCGGTCAGCCGCTGCCGGAATTCAGCTGTGCACTGGTGGCGTTCATCGTTTTCACCGGCGCTTATATCGGTGAAATTGTCAAAGCCGGGGTTCAGGCCCTGCCCAGAGGGCAGATGGAAGCCGCCCGGGGTACCGGTCTTTCCCATTTTCAGGCCATGCGTTTTGTCATCCTGCCTCAGGCGCTCAGAAACATGATTCCATCTTTCGTGAACCAGTTTGTATCCCTTACCAAGGACACATCCCTGGCTTACATCATAGGCGTTAACGAATTGACCCGCACTGCAACGCAGGTCAACAACAGAACCCTTACCGCTCCGACAGAGATATTTTTAACAATCGCAATCCTTTACTTCATAGTCTGCTATGTGCTGACTTATATCAGCCGCAGGATGGAGGCTCATCTTGCCCGCTATCAGGCCAGGAACCGTTAGCACGGTTCTCCGGTCGGTACATG
This window harbors:
- a CDS encoding amino acid ABC transporter ATP-binding protein, with protein sequence MAMIEIKNLHKWYGEFHVLKGINDHVDKGEVLVICGPSGSGKSTFIRCINRLEDYQKGTITFDGKDILDKSVNINDLRAEIGIVFQQFNLYPHLTVLDNVTLAPLKVRNVPRGEAEETALYLLERVGIHDQAHKYPAELSGGQQQRVAIARALAMKPKAMLFDEPTSALDPEMINEVLNVMKDLAREGMTMLCVTHEMGFAREVADRVIFMDGGEVIEQAPPEQFFKNPGHERTKLFLKEIL
- a CDS encoding ABC transporter substrate-binding protein → MRRLSIVVAMVLSLALCASAAMADKLQEVKDRGVLICGVKDAVVPFGYIDETTKKLVGMDIDICNYIANELGVKAEFKPVTSATRIPMVVQGSIDLSAATMTHKIARDDTIDFSITYFMDGQKLLVKKGSGIKSAADLKGKKVGTAKGSTSEQNILAAQPDCKVLSFEGYPQAFLALKQGKVKAVTTDSTILLGLKNSDPNPDNWEIVGEFISPEPYGIGLPENESNFRDAVNVALIKMWKSGEYKKIYDKWFGPDTKYYLPLTWDMEVWP
- a CDS encoding amino acid ABC transporter permease; the encoded protein is MNYQFDWNLVLSGKYGQWIIDGMVTTLQISGVSIVLTLLLGTAIAVMRMSKFKPFEWFSFAFVEFFRNTPLLIQIFFWYFGSYAILPEAVNEWLYDHDFEFAAGVISLTVYTAAFVAEEIRAGIYSIPKNQLEASRATGLSFLQSYRYVILPQAFRIIIPPLISQSLNLIKNSSLVMTIGVMDLTYMARQIESYTFHGFESFTVATVIYLCISLIVSLMINMYNKHFLLQIKY
- a CDS encoding amino acid ABC transporter permease, producing the protein MQWDVVWNNFDYFLWGAYPNGPLGGLAVSIILALLGIFGAFWIGLAAGLMRLSRNKLVKAVSVFYIEVIRGIPLLMLIFWFYFLAPVLFGQPLPEFSCALVAFIVFTGAYIGEIVKAGVQALPRGQMEAARGTGLSHFQAMRFVILPQALRNMIPSFVNQFVSLTKDTSLAYIIGVNELTRTATQVNNRTLTAPTEIFLTIAILYFIVCYVLTYISRRMEAHLARYQARNR